In Mycolicibacterium nivoides, the DNA window CCATCCAGGATTGCCTTTTCGAAGACCTGAGCCACCTGGAAGTACAGCGGCACCGGACTCGAACGGTCGAGCTCCACTGACAACGTCGGGGTCACGTTCACTCCAATCCTCTGTCCTCCGCGCGCAGTTCGCCGGGAGTGATTGTTCAGAGTACCTGCTTATGACTGAAAGTAAGAATGTCCGAACAAAGTCTTGACAGCACCTGGTGACGGGGAGCACAGTCGACACCGACACCAGGCGCGCTCGTCGTCGCCGGAACGCACATACGCACATCGCACTCGGGAGTCAGTCGTGACCGATAACGCCAGCCAGCCATTCGACGTCATCGCCATCGGGCGCAGCGGCGTCGACGTGTATCCGTTGCAGGTCGGGGTGGGGCTTGACCAGGTGGAATCGTTCGGAAAATTCCTCGGTGGCAGCGCCGCCAACGTGGCAGTCGCCGCGGCCCGGCTGGGCGATCGCACCGCGCTGATCTCCGGGGCCGGCGACGACCCCTTCGGCCGGTTCGTCCGCGACGAGCTGGCCCGGCTGGGTGTCGACAACCGGTATGTCAGCACCCATGGCGAGTACCCGACGCCGGTGACCTTCTGCGAGATCTTCCCGCCCGACAACTTCCCGTTGTACTTCTACCGCAAACCGTCGGCACCCGACCTGCAGATCAGTCCCACCGAACTCGACCTGGACGCCATCCGTACCGCTCGCCTGTACTGGTCGACGGTGACCGGCCTGTCCGAAGAGCCCAGCCGCAGTGCGCACTTTGCAGCCTGGTCGGCTCGGGATGAGCGCTTGCGCGAAGACAATCGGCACAGCTCGAGAGCCCCTTTGACCGTTCTCGACC includes these proteins:
- the iolC gene encoding 5-dehydro-2-deoxygluconokinase, whose translation is MTDNASQPFDVIAIGRSGVDVYPLQVGVGLDQVESFGKFLGGSAANVAVAAARLGDRTALISGAGDDPFGRFVRDELARLGVDNRYVSTHGEYPTPVTFCEIFPPDNFPLYFYRKPSAPDLQISPTELDLDAIRTARLYWSTVTGLSEEPSRSAHFAAWSARDERLREDNRHSSRAPLTVLDLDYRPMFWETPAAATEQVQRALRHVTVAVGNREECEIAVGETSPHKAADALLDLGVELAIVKQGPRGVLGKTKQSSVTVPPNEVDVINGLGAGDAFGGSLIHGLLRNWPLEKTLRYANAAGAIVASRLECSTAMPTAVEVADLAEQTAVEAVNV